Genomic window (Acropora muricata isolate sample 2 chromosome 11, ASM3666990v1, whole genome shotgun sequence):
TCATTAACGGTGAACGTGAATATGTCATTTTTAGTTCGTTAAAGTTTTCATATAACAAGCCAAACAGTCGTGAATTGCATTTTCTAGGCTGCCTCGCTGATCCACGAGGAATTCCCTGAAGGAGATGTTACCAGGACAACGAGAGAAAGCCGAAAACCTTTTTcgtcaaaacaaaacaacacaagtTTATAGTCCGTTAATGGCCTTACTTACAAAATAACTTCCAACATTAAAATCTGCGAAGCCTGCTTGTAAGTAATTAGCAAGGAATCTGCTTGCTTTCGATCTAATTACCATCGGCCATGTTTTCTGCCAATTTGCGGAATTGTAGAAATACTAACTTTGCTGGAGGAAAATACATCCCACGCTCTAAAAATTTCAATCATGATCAAGTAAAGCGgactttaaatttaaatttgtttgcttGAAGCCTTcttgaaacaataaaagcatgacaaatttgtcatttgaagaaatgGGCAAACAAGCAAATTCGAATGGGAATATATAGGATAATATTTCACAGGCATAAGGGCTTCTGCGGTTTTTGCTGGCAAAACTATCATTTCAATCATCTGCCCGTTCTCATAGACTCTTACTTACAAGAAAACGAAAAGTAGCATATCAATAACacaatatggcaaaaaaaaattgaaaacagttACCTAtgaataaaagaaaagattgcTGAATAAAATATTCTTGAGGAATCGAATATTAAGAATTTGGAGAGGGCAAGCTTATCAATAACTTCGAAGGCCCATTTTTTTCGTAGGGTACATGAAAAAACACAAATTTAATATcagaaattttgtaaaaatagGAGACGTGGATAAATGATAATGATTAAATAAAAAAGGGAGTAGAAATGGGATGGATGTTATTGTTACGCGCCTTAAAATTAAACACAATAGATTTCTATGAATTTTTGTAAATTACAAGTTCTTCCGGCGAATGTTGGTTTATTCGGTGATGAGTAAGAAAGGAAATTTAAACTTCTCGGCCTACCAGGAGTGCCTTCCGCCGTTTCTTCTCCGACATCGTAGACGTAGTTTGGGTTGGTGTCCGATGCCTTAACGCAAGCAGACCCCATATGAAGACCGGCGTGAATTAGCCACTATCAACGGCTTCCACAACCAACTCAACACTAAGACATCTTAACCATCAGCAAACAGCTGAGCACAAGAAAAAAGTTAAATCCTCTCTCTTTTCCTTGCTGCTTGGACAAAGAAGTTTGAATTTGGAGGGTGTCGCGTGTGAATCAATTACGAAAGCTTTTCAAAATGACTTCTAGGCAACAGTGTTTGGATGATGACAATAATTGTCATGTCAGTTTCCTCTAGCGCCCTCTCGGGTAATCCTCCGCGTGCATTTCATTCACTCGCGCGCGGTTGAATACATAATTAAGTTCTTATTTCATCGTTGCAAAACCGCCAAAGATATTAATTTGACGACGAAAAAGTAACACCGCAAAAGAGCTTGTTTGTCTCCGAGTCTAAATTGCAATTTATTGAAATTCAATTTGTGGTGCATCTTCATACGGTGTCAAAAATTACACAGTCTTAATGTTTAAAATTGTGAAACGATTTCAGAGATGTACAGTACTTTAGAAATTGCATTTATTTCGAGAATGATGCCACAAGATCATCGACAGAGAAAGAGccaaagtgaaagaaaagaaagaggaaactAAATTTAACAATTCCCTTTTTTTGCACTGTGCAAACTACACTAAAAGCAGTTTGGTACCCAAGTATAATTTTTTCTATTATGGGCGGGTTTCTCAGCCTCACATCTTAAAAGCGTGAGTATTATTTCAAAAGCGTTCGAAGATTAGCGAGTTGAGATTGAATGCAAATTCTAATTGCTTCCCAGGGATTGAAACAATAGCTCTTAACAATGCGTACTTCAAAGATTTCATCATTAAAACGAAATTGAATGACAAGATGACTTCGTCAGATGAACAGATTGCCGTTGTTGTAAAATGCATAAAATTGATATTATGTTGCACACAAAAAGGCAATATATTTTCCACCGGATATAACCGTTAAAGTCATTTTGACGGACAAGACAGATCTCGTACTAACCAGttaaaaatttcaagtaaaaTCACACGAAAGACGAGGAGAAACGGCAACTTTCTTACTAAAAGTCCCGAGTTTCAGGCAATGTTTTCAGTCCGAATTTAACCAACGTTGAAAGAGGAGGGGAAGGCGCGTTGCCGTACACAATGCCATGTTGAACaattccagacttcaaatggtgtAATGTAGtcgcagaagaagaagaaacaggCTAATCATTTCACTAAGACACTACAAGAAAAATCTTATCTTGCTTTAGGTAACAGGGAACTACAACTCAACGAAACGTTTGAAGACGCACTTGCAGAAAAAAATATGATTTCGCGTGAATGCTTTTCTTCACAGCTTTTTATTTCACAGCGAAGAGATGCCGTCTTTCACACTTACACCAACGACCCAAAGTAACGAGACGGAGAGCTATTTCGATgttggggcctgtttctcaaaagtccccaAACTTTTCGGGTCGAtctcgggtgccacaattcccttcaTATCTTCGCaaaggttctaagccatcaaatcTTCTTGGTTTCTCTTACATTAAACTCGtgttaaaagaccagcttttgaaaacaagcggattgcagtttgacaacagGCTTTCCGGTCCCGAAAAGTTCTCgtgactttcgagaaacaggcccctggggcCTTATTTAACTAGAATGTTCCTCCAATGTTAAcagaaaactctgattttttCCTCGTTTTTCTGAGTATCGTCGAACGAGAACACAATTTATCGGAATCAACACGCTTAAGTTGTCTTCTAAACAATGCCTAACCAGTGGAATTTTGCAATCAAAGTGGTAaaattttatttgaactgcTCAAGAAGCATAGCATAAccgcgaagatcattaacatttaAATTCAGTGGAATTTTGGAATCAACTAGGTCATCCATATTGTTTCCGTTATTCAACTGTTATAAGACAACAAAGAAGCCTATACATAATTAATTAGGGAACCTTGCTGAACGCTTGATGAGATTAGTTGATTTGGAAAGGGGAAAGTTTCGGAAACGAATGGCTGTTGACTCTAAAAAAGATGAACAATACCAGCGTTCGAGGCGCGAGGAAGTATACAATGAACAATAACATACCTGTTTCACAAGCCTGTCGATGTCATTTGCCATCAACGCTAAATACTGCTCCCTCTTCATCATCTAGAATGAAAAACTAGTTTCCCTATTCATGActtttaagcttttttttttcttaaatccCACAATGGCCGAGCGGCGGCCATTGTTGGATTAAGACAGGTATGTAGGTTGCATTAAGGTGTCTCTTTTTTCTGACTTCGAGGAAAACTgggaaacaaattttaaaatatagGTCGTTTTCGAGTACGTGTACGTCAACAAATGTCTACCATCGCTTTCATTAGTTTTCAACTGTTTGTTTTACCACGCAATTTTCCCTCTTTAGATACCTTGCGATACAGTTCCACAGTAAAATGAGATAAAAGGTAGGAGAAGGGACGAAAATAAATTAGCGCGTGAAGCGGCCATTCAAGAAAGTTAGTAATGCAGTTCTCGATTTGAAATGGATTAATCTATTCCCGAATCCTTGCCTGACCTTAAGAGCGCacaaataaaggcaataaaAAAACCAGCCCCTAATTTTGTACTTTAAAAATCAAACTTTATTTACATCATTTACAAATCTAACTATATACATATAAATCGCTACTTAGAAACATATTTTTCGACCACTGTTCACAAAAATTCAGTTGACTGAGGTAGCCGCAGAAGCCTCGGTGCTGCGGACCGGAGGAAGGATGGGAGGGTTCACGTCTTGTTGCGTGATGAAAGTATCTCCCAGGGACTCCTGAGCTTTCTCGCCCGTACTTGGCAAAGTTTTCGATTGCGAATTTGGCGCCATGGGCTCAAGAGCTTGCATCTTGggtctgtaaaaaaaaaatggacaaaGAGTCGCTGACATAGGTCTTAGAAAAACaaccgaaaaacaaaaaaaaaattgtatgttTTCGGTGCAAAAACGTCCTTCTCATTTCCATACCTCCTCTTATCTTTAAACCCGTTCATCTTTGCGAACAACAATCTCAGAATGCGTTCACGCTGTTCCCAGGTAAGCTCCGTCAAGTCAACTTTTCCTTGGATCCCAGTCCACCGCTCGGCCTCCTTCAAATCATCAAACACGTTGTTCGTGCTGCTGTCCATTTGGCGAAAAGTGCGCACACGTGGAAAATCTCCATGACCCGCGTGTGCTTCGAGCATGCGCTGTTGATAAGCGTTTTGAGCATCTTTTCGGTACTGAATTCTTTAAGAAGGAAGGAACATAGAGAAACTTCTGAGTGGCACGGAATATATTATTTTCAAGGAACAGTCTGCTAAACAAGCCTGATTCTTACCTATTTCGAACAATCTCGTTCTTGACGTATTCGAGAGAATCTAAGAAAAATTGTTCCACTTCCGTTCTCTGCAAACCAAAACAGTAAAGGAAATTTCAAGAATAAATGCGACAAAAGGAAATTCCAAGCGCCCAACTCATTCATTTCGTTACACTGTTACCTTTGGCAAACAGTTACGCATGAGTCCTTCGCTTCATGGGGCACTGGGAGCGCAAGCAATACGAAGATGGCGCAATAGATCATTTGTATCCTCACTTTGAGTCCAGAACTCCTTGTTACTTTACCTGATCTAGAATAGTTTTAGCCAATCTCTTCACTcgattcatttcttttgttttcaattccaCTATCCTCTGTAAACGCGAGATTTCAGCTCTGCAAGCAATTCAGATAAAAGATAAcatcacttaattttttttttagtcaagAACAAAACACTCGAATTTGACAAATTTAGTTTGACGAAGCGAAGATGTTACAAGTTTCCACTTCCTTAATTTTTCGAAGTTCTTATCAACCCATTGATGGAATTCGTTGCTCTCATTGCAAAAATTGATTCAAGAGATTctcattttctttcttcactTCTATAGCCTTAGTTTAACTTTCCCTGTTTGTGCAGAAAAGTAAGTTAACTTCGAGAACACCCTTACATGAacactttattattttttcttatcaTCACACTGCAAAGTTGGCCGGATGGAAGAAAGAACAATTACGCCAGATACCAGCCAATCACTCAAACTAAAACTTAATTGAGAAAACAATTACAAGTCGATCCAGTCTAATTTTTGTCCCCCACCCCTTCCCTCATTGCTTCGATCACACGCCTGGAAAGTgattataattaacaaaaactgGCTGTGAATAGATAGCCAAGTTGAAACTAGGCCCCACTTCTCCTCTGAAAGATTCCTAACCTGCTATTCCGAGTCTCGTTCTCAGCTGTCTGTACCAGAGCCGCTCGTTCAGCCTCGAATTCACGTACAACATGGCTCAGTGATTTTTCCAAAGTTCTGACTTTCTCTTCAAGCTAAGAAATATAGTAAAGAAATAATGAAATTATCAGATAAGTGCCTTCAGTACCAAACTCAggttttgattggctacccaTGAGAGAGGGATATTGCAAAGTTCCATCGCTCGGGACTTCCCGCTTTGTCTCACAAAAAGAACAATTCTCAAAAACCTTGCTGTGTagtaacaaataaacaaacctcGGAAATCTGCTTTTTCTGTTGCTTGCTTTCAACAATCTTCTCCTGTACAATCATACCGTTTAGTTCCTATAAAGAGAAGATTTTAACAAATGTTACAATAAAGAAATACTTAAGTTTGTAATTTTTCGGCCTTATCAGAAACGTATGAACCTCGACGTAACCATAAAGCTCTTTGATGATATACATTCTTTAATTCTTCTAGAGAGGAAGGACTATGTTAAATACCTTGGGGTTCTCATCGATTCAACCCTCACTTGGCGGcaacatatattatttatttCCTCAAAGATTAGCAAATCTCTTGGCATTCTTTCAAGATTGAGACACTTTGTTCCCACTGATACTTTGCTAAGCATATATCAGTCTTTGATTCAGCCCTACATAACTTATGGTATTGCTGTATGGGGCCAAGCTGCTCAAACAAACCTGGACAAACTACTAATCTGGCAAAAACGTGCTCTTCGTTTAATACACTTTGCTCCATACAGATCTCATGCGATCCCGTTACTTAATCACTATAATATCCTCCCGCTGAACTTTCAACATTGCAAGTCAGTTTGCACTATTATGCATGACGTTTCTAACAATTCTTTGCCACCAAACATTTCTACCCTATTTTCCACCTATGACGTCGACTacgaatcgaacccaggccacattggtggaaagcGATAACTCTCATAACTGCGCTCACATTGCTTGCAAAGTTTAAGCCGAAAAGTTAGGATTACAATCTTCATTGCAAGTTTTTCTGACCTTTTCTTTCGTTAGTGAATAAGTATCCTTAATCAGCCGCGTTAAAGTCCAGTAACCTGACATATGGCTCATGCAGCAAATAAAACGATAAAACGCACCTTTTCAGACAAAAGGTCGCTTGTCTTTTCATCTAAAATGTCTCTTTCCTGTGAGTGGAAAAAGAATGAATTGGTGGATAATTTACAACAACGACATAGCATACAACAACGACGAAGAACAAAAGATCCTACACGCTGCTGTTTATGATTAAACTTTACACAATGAACGGAAACGAGGAGCAATCTTGCCTCACCAGCTGTCACGTTCTCGTGTGCCTCAAGTGCAACGAGTACTAATCGCGCGAGACCTCACGAGCAACACGCGTGATTTCTCCTTCCTGCGTGCGAGAGGAAACTTGGTGGCCGCCTACATATGAAAGGAGTCCCATCTCGAATCGCTAAACAAACCTTTTTCAAGTGCTGTCCTTCTTTAAGATGAAAACCAAGGGCCGCATTCAATCTCACGTTCTCTTTGTAAACAGACCTCGTCGTTTCATCTAAGTTACTGAGAGAGGAGACGAAGTTGGTTAAATCATAAAAAATTATATGAACAGACTGTCAGTGATATATAAAGGTTAAATAAACTGGAGGTTGATGTAAAACTTAAGTGAACTGAAGTTTATGAGACATGTGGACGCTTGGCCGCTTGAAATAATCTAAAGTAGAGAGTTGCTTTAAATTAAACGTTGCAAAACCAAGGAAGTCAATCACAATTGGAGACAAAATCtaatcagccaatcaaaacgcaaaGTAAGTGTTGTCCAGCCAGCGCTAGGCGCGGGAAACTCGTTCTAGCAAGTGACATCTGGTTTCGCCATTTACATgcactctgattggttaagaatGTGGCATTATACTTTTTGGTCCATCACTTTGCGTTTTCATTCCAAAACTAGAGAGACTGCAAACATACTTGCCAAACTCgatttaaaataacaaaaatattattatttttaagtcCTTACGCTATGGCCTCGGAATGCGCCCTTTCGGCAAGTTCTGCAATCTTTTTACTTGCTTCTTGTTGCAGCCTAATCTAAGAAGAATGCAGATTGCAAACTGGACATTATTTCAGTTAGGCAAAATGTTGAGATTTTCTGCCACCAATCAGCTTACAAAAGAGGCCTAAGTGTTCAAAGGCCctttacaataattgtaaattattgTTAAGGGCTCTGCACTGGAAAAATCACCATCCAATGGAAAAGACTGCTACCAAAATTATATTGAGGTATCCAGTTGATAAGTGACTTATCCAATAAGCGGAGCTATCCAGCCTTTGAATACCTGGGGCCAGGTCTATAAGTACAGGTATATGACAAACGACATGACAAGACACTCTCACTTAACTGTGACGATGGCTTTGCAACAGGATGTCAAGGCATGAGTCAATAACAACGTTATCCCTCTTTGGACTCAACTCTTCTGTAAGATTAGATTCCCTTCAAGTGTTTCATCCCTGGGTTCGACTCACCAAAACATGCGCAATTTTTACCTATATTTCACCTTAACATTCACAATGAAATTGTTGACAAATACCTTTTCTTCAAAGAACTTGTGTTCCATCTGTTGTAAGGTGTCTTTGTGATGCTTTTCCGTTGTATACATTGTCTCTTTTATCTACAATGGGTATGAAACTAGCGTAAGATCATTATTTATTATGATAATCAACGGAAACAAATAACATTGTTATACCTTCCAACTCAAATACATTGTCTGATTGGAGGAGAACGTGTAACATGGCATTGGTCAAAACTTCATGACGCCCTAGGGCAACGACAACTTGAACTTTCAACTCGCACCTGATCAGGTCGGCACTTTCGAAACCGCCccaagcaaataatttttacttAACATTTGTGATTTAATTATCAGTTATGTATTTGTTGTGTATTTGTAACTTATTTTTTATGCATATTACTgcttagtaaaatccaactagtggtctatcatcaatgctgcgttctgattcgttgagctactagtaggctatatgttatagcccactagtagcgaaaagcaccgccatatttgtattgttttggcggtaaaagaagattgaagtctagctttaacttgcgaaagacgtttagtcttgatattttttggaccaactagttggattttactaaaacaattattcctctcgccctcatggcctctgagtcaatagcccattcggccttcggtctcatgggctattgactcatagcccattcgggcttgaggaataattgttaaatattttataTGCATGTATTTGTGTATATGTATTTGTGACTTAGTTatttttatatgcaaattaCTGGGATTTGTAACATTTTGCAATAAAGTCGTAAACTGACATCCACGTATTGTTCTATTTTGAGTTAGGAGGtgtaacaaaacacttaatgactggtccctcgggaaacagtgagttttgtttcccctcGACCGTCAATGTTGGGGGGCTcggggaaacaaaactcactgtttcccTTGGGGCCAGTTATTAAGTGCTTGTTAAATGCTAAAATTAATAGTCAGCTTGCTTCAAACCATGTTCTAATagtatctattttttttaaaacttgtaTTGATTCAAAGAGGGTGGTTAGTTAAGAAGCAACTGTATTAACCAGGGGATTAATACCAGCTCCACACCAACGTCAGCACTGAcagtcatcatcattattgccATCATCACCATTATCAGCATCAATGCCATGATTGCTGCCGTCACAAACATCATGATAACAAATCATCATATCATGATTGTCATCATTATTTCATCAaaataactaataattattactattattataactattattattgtctcaataatatcattattgtaTTTTCATCTACAATGGCAGTGTTGTTTTGCAGTCTCCTTGTGAAAAGCTGGAAACCTTGAATTGCTCTGTGTTATAGATCAAACATATAAATCTTCATTGACATTCTCTTAAACTCAATAATACCTCATCCAATTCCCGTTGCATTTGAGCTCTTTTTCTTCTGaattccttgacaagtttcagCTCTGATTGCATGAGTTTCACCTAACAATAAAAAATCAATTCCAATCCCaaatttgcttttcttttccacCGATAACTAAACTCAACTTATCACACTCCAAAATcctacaaaataataataattatatcattatTGTAACAGAGAAATGGTtgtcacaaaaaataataaattattactctTTTTTAGAAGCTCTTTGCATAGGAGAGAATAGAAAGAATCATTTAGCCCTGTTACTCAAATCAAGTATATAATCATCCAAGACACATCTACAAAGTCTCTCCAGTTAGTACAAACATATATAAGCTTTATTTACACACAGTATCAATTTATATAAAATACAAGTAAAATACAGGCTCTTCCTTGAAGCTGTgtgtttacaataatattattattatctaattTTAGAATATGAGAGTAAAATCACTAAAATTGAGATGCATATATTTCCTCATATGTAAActattatttatttaacaagaacaataaaagcaaaaaagaaaacagttatGCTGACAGGGATGCTCTAAAGGAAGTAAAGGTAGCTTGATTTCTTGCTTGAATGGAAAGGCCGTTCCACAGCGCTAAGTGCCTCAATATTGAAAAGTACATTTCCGTGCTTCACAAAGCCCTCTGAGAATGAAGAAATTTATATCTGAACCCCTTAAAGTATGTAAATGAACTTGCAAAGTATTTTTAcctcatttgttttttcagCAAGGGATTCCGTAAGTTGGTGGATCTGCTGTGAATATTCATCCACCTAGAGAAAGGGCAGACAAGAACAAGAAGTGAAAATTAAGAAAAGTGTTGCTCAACATAAAGTCATGGGGAACACAATACTTAACAAGCATACTCACAAGAACTTGTCGTTCTTTCCTGGCTTCTCTTTTAACTTCTTTcaaggtttgttgaagcagtgATATCTAGTAAATCATAATGCAAAGATAACTAAGTTGCTTCAATAAAAAATTTAGGTGAAGTTCTGTCTCTACTTCAATAACACTATTAACCAGACATGAATCACTATCTATTGGATGAGTACCACCAAAATCTATTGCGCCACCCAGCATAATGTACTGTAATCAAGCACATAAATCACTACCCAATCGATAACTACTGCCAAAACCTGTTGAGTAATACcaagtggatagtgatttatcccaTAGCAAGTGTAATTCAGCTGATATGAATAATTATCCTTTACACCATGCTGCAAGCCATTAAGCCTGAGAGTCATGACAGAATTTGTATTGGTTACCTGCTCATCCTTCTTGCTGTCCTCTTGTTTCAAGAAAGATATAACTTCTAACGTGTCCCTCTCGGAGTTTGACATCTGCATTTGCAGAATGTCATTCTCGTACAACAAGCGTTTTGCATTGTCCCTGTCAATTATAAAAGCAATGGTTCAGCGAGTTTAATAGCTgttagaacagttttcaaatgactgttgaaaaccCAATACCAAAGTTATTACTCCCACCAATCACAACAATAGCAAACAGTAGGATGAACCTATCAGAATTCTTAGCAAATGCTCAAAGCAAGGGAAAACTGCATGCACAAGGTATGATTGGTTTCTTGCCTCCCGTTGTTTGAAAAACTGATGGAAGATTTATAAGCCAGTCACTAAGTGATGTAATTACAACTGTGTCATTACATTCAAAAgtgatttgaaaactgctctaaacaaTGAAGAAGGAATGGATGGCCATGCCATGTTAATGTCCAATGAAGACTTTCAAACACCTGTATTCTTGACGAGATTTTTCCAACCCCTCTAACTTTGTTTCCCATAGCTTGGCATTAGCAAGGGCATCTTTCAGAACTGATTCcttcttggatttttttccctctttcttgccttttttcctGAATGTAAAAATAGAGAGGTGTTAAGTTAAATGTGATTCAGATGCAAGTGGCTTTTTCTCATCTTGAGAGCATTGATGCAAAAAGATCAAATCATTAGGAAAGGTATATCTCAATTCAAAAAAGGTGCATCTTGTTCAACAAAACCTTGCAAAAGTATCTCAATAGGACCTCAGTTTGAATAGTGGAGAGCATTTTCCACTGGTAGCCAAAATCATCAGCCTTAACAAACGAATTCCTCAATCGCCC
Coding sequences:
- the LOC136889724 gene encoding basal body-orientation factor 1-like, which produces MPKKAKKGKGGGKAKKGGKKGKKEGKKSKKESVLKDALANAKLWETKLEGLEKSRQEYRDNAKRLLYENDILQMQMSNSERDTLEVISFLKQEDSKKDEQISLLQQTLKEVKREARKERQVLVDEYSQQIHQLTESLAEKTNEVKLMQSELKLVKEFRRKRAQMQRELDEIKETMYTTEKHHKDTLQQMEHKFFEEKIRLQQEASKKIAELAERAHSEAIANLDETTRSVYKENVRLNAALGFHLKEGQHLKKERDILDEKTSDLLSEKELNGMIVQEKIVESKQQKKQISELEEKVRTLEKSLSHVVREFEAERAALVQTAENETRNSRAEISRLQRIVELKTKEMNRVKRLAKTILDQRTEVEQFFLDSLEYVKNEIVRNRIQYRKDAQNAYQQRMLEAHAGHGDFPRVRTFRQMDSSTNNVFDDLKEAERWTGIQGKVDLTELTWEQRERILRLLFAKMNGFKDKRRPKMQALEPMAPNSQSKTLPSTGEKAQESLGDTFITQQDVNPPILPPVRSTEASAATSVN